A genomic window from Halorubrum lacusprofundi ATCC 49239 includes:
- a CDS encoding cell division protein FtsZ produces the protein MRVHVIGLGGAGGRIIDRLAADSDGDRFLQGLNAFDTDAAALDALRSIDESRRYRFGDAAGGGGLDGDLHAARRLGDAHASELGRAIDDQQPSLAEAFVLVVGLGGGAGAGVAPALAEELTRLYDVPIYAVGLLPTPAESEPDEPGKADSPRTAGDDSEDRPPKRPLAEKNAARTLNALSDRCAAIVPFDNDDWLRPGETLVDARDRLNGVVAERIAALFGAGEADDAASTPQQVLDASDVARAVGDDGEIAAIGHATQAVEPPESGSRFGLGLFGSSEPAEVDTSAAVSAIETTIRKAARGKNTVEVPDGRADRTLLVVGGPPAWLNREAIADGRRWLADETGSGAILTGDAPVPGGDEVFALVVRSGIDESTRIREIRESIA, from the coding sequence ATGCGTGTACACGTTATCGGTCTCGGAGGCGCCGGCGGCCGAATCATCGACCGGCTCGCCGCCGACAGCGACGGGGACCGGTTCCTGCAGGGCCTCAACGCGTTCGACACCGACGCGGCCGCGCTCGACGCCCTCCGGTCGATCGACGAGTCCCGGCGGTATCGCTTCGGCGACGCGGCCGGCGGGGGCGGGCTCGACGGCGACCTCCACGCGGCCCGGCGGCTCGGCGACGCTCACGCCAGCGAGCTCGGCCGAGCGATAGACGATCAACAGCCGTCGCTCGCGGAGGCGTTCGTCCTCGTTGTCGGGCTCGGGGGCGGTGCGGGCGCGGGTGTCGCGCCGGCGCTGGCCGAGGAGCTGACGCGGCTCTACGACGTCCCCATCTACGCCGTCGGGCTGCTCCCGACGCCCGCGGAGTCCGAGCCCGACGAGCCCGGTAAGGCCGATTCTCCTCGCACGGCAGGGGACGACTCCGAGGATCGCCCTCCAAAGCGTCCCCTCGCGGAGAAGAACGCGGCGCGGACCCTCAATGCGCTCTCGGACCGCTGTGCGGCGATCGTTCCATTCGATAACGACGACTGGCTCCGTCCCGGTGAAACGCTCGTCGACGCCCGCGACCGGCTGAACGGGGTCGTCGCCGAGCGGATCGCGGCGCTGTTCGGCGCCGGCGAGGCCGATGACGCGGCCTCGACGCCCCAGCAGGTGCTCGACGCGAGCGACGTTGCTCGGGCCGTCGGCGACGACGGGGAGATCGCCGCCATTGGCCACGCGACGCAGGCGGTCGAGCCGCCCGAGTCGGGATCGCGGTTCGGGCTCGGGCTGTTCGGCTCCTCGGAGCCGGCAGAGGTGGACACGAGCGCCGCGGTGTCGGCGATCGAGACGACGATCCGGAAGGCGGCCCGCGGGAAGAACACCGTCGAGGTACCGGACGGGCGGGCCGACCGGACCCTACTCGTGGTTGGCGGGCCGCCAGCGTGGCTCAACCGCGAGGCGATCGCGGACGGGCGGCGGTGGCTCGCCGACGAGACGGGTTCCGGCGCAATTTTGACCGGCGACGCCCCGGTCCCGGGCGGCGACGAGGTGTTCGCGCTGGTGGTGCGCTCGGGGATCGACGAGTCGACCCGAATCCGCGAGATCCGGGAGTCGATCGCGTGA
- the purK gene encoding 5-(carboxyamino)imidazole ribonucleotide synthase codes for MTITLPGPTLGVVGGGQLGRMIGEAVAPLGVDIIVLDPTPGCPASPVVSDQIVAGFDDPEGIRELASRADALTFEIELADPDLMAEAAAEHDVPVHPDPDTLRTIQDKLVQKEALVDAGIPVPEFVAVATAEGLERVVEEYGGVMLKAREGGYDGRGNVPVDEPADAADALDEIGGAAMAEEFLDFEREIAVMGLKGADGETRTYPVTETIHREEILRESVAPARTDDAVVAEAESVARDVLDVLDGRGVFGIELFETRDGEVLVNEIAPRPHNSGHWTIEGARTSQFENHVRAVLGWPLGSTDLVAPAVTANVLGDVEETQPAALSGVEEVLAAPEADVHWYGKDDVRPLRKMGHLTATDRDANADRDALLSRSRDLRDGLTFRNA; via the coding sequence ATGACGATCACTCTGCCGGGACCCACGCTCGGCGTCGTCGGCGGCGGCCAACTGGGTCGCATGATCGGTGAAGCGGTCGCGCCGCTCGGCGTCGATATCATCGTATTGGACCCGACGCCCGGCTGTCCGGCCAGCCCCGTCGTCAGCGACCAGATCGTCGCTGGCTTCGACGACCCAGAGGGGATCCGCGAACTGGCGAGCCGAGCCGACGCCCTGACGTTCGAGATCGAGTTGGCTGACCCGGACCTGATGGCCGAGGCCGCCGCCGAACACGACGTACCCGTCCACCCCGACCCGGACACGCTCCGTACCATTCAGGACAAGCTCGTTCAGAAGGAGGCGCTGGTCGACGCCGGGATCCCCGTCCCCGAGTTCGTCGCGGTCGCCACCGCCGAGGGGCTCGAACGCGTCGTCGAGGAGTACGGCGGCGTCATGCTGAAGGCCCGCGAGGGCGGGTACGACGGCCGCGGGAACGTACCTGTCGACGAGCCCGCGGACGCCGCCGACGCGCTCGACGAGATCGGCGGCGCCGCGATGGCCGAGGAGTTCCTCGACTTCGAGCGCGAGATCGCCGTGATGGGGCTGAAGGGGGCCGACGGCGAGACGCGGACCTACCCGGTCACCGAGACGATTCACCGCGAGGAGATCCTCCGCGAGAGCGTCGCGCCGGCCCGGACGGACGACGCGGTCGTCGCCGAGGCCGAGTCGGTCGCGCGCGACGTGCTCGACGTGCTCGACGGCCGGGGCGTCTTCGGGATCGAGCTGTTCGAGACCCGCGACGGCGAGGTGCTCGTCAACGAGATCGCGCCGCGGCCGCACAACTCCGGCCACTGGACCATCGAGGGCGCGCGCACCTCGCAGTTCGAGAACCACGTCCGGGCGGTCCTCGGGTGGCCGCTCGGGTCGACCGACCTCGTCGCGCCGGCGGTCACAGCGAACGTGCTCGGGGATGTCGAGGAGACGCAGCCCGCGGCGCTGTCGGGCGTTGAGGAGGTTCTCGCGGCGCCCGAGGCCGACGTACACTGGTACGGGAAAGACGACGTGCGCCCGCTTCGGAAGATGGGGCACCTGACGGCGACGGACCGTGATGCTAACGCCGATCGCGACGCCCTGCTCTCCCGATCGCGAGACCTCCGGGACGGGCTGACGTTCCGGAACGCGTAG
- a CDS encoding type II toxin-antitoxin system HicA family toxin, translated as MARRTFSGREVVKVLVNRGGFEWRRTAGDHAQLYYEHPTYEEDKRHVTVPLHDEVRKGTLRNIAESGGARDFDAFCAWIDRNS; from the coding sequence GTGGCGAGGCGTACGTTTTCCGGGCGAGAGGTCGTGAAGGTACTCGTCAACCGCGGCGGCTTCGAGTGGCGACGAACCGCCGGCGACCACGCACAGCTCTACTACGAGCATCCGACGTACGAGGAGGACAAACGACACGTCACGGTCCCGTTGCACGACGAAGTTCGGAAAGGAACGCTCAGAAACATCGCCGAGAGTGGGGGAGCACGTGACTTCGACGCCTTCTGCGCGTGGATCGACCGGAACTCGTGA
- a CDS encoding type II toxin-antitoxin system HicB family antitoxin → MASSTENGSDHEGEIRLWREDDWWIARDVGTGVTTQGVSRSEALENLDEAVALHRGEIGREPTDEELRELGIDPEENATGDTKPPDVLE, encoded by the coding sequence ATGGCAAGTTCGACGGAAAACGGGTCGGATCACGAAGGCGAGATCCGGCTCTGGCGAGAGGACGACTGGTGGATCGCTCGAGACGTGGGAACGGGCGTCACGACGCAGGGCGTGTCCCGATCCGAGGCGCTAGAGAACCTCGATGAGGCTGTCGCGCTCCACCGGGGAGAGATCGGTCGCGAACCGACCGACGAAGAGCTTCGGGAACTCGGGATCGATCCCGAGGAGAACGCGACCGGAGACACGAAGCCGCCCGACGTTCTCGAATAG
- the purE gene encoding 5-(carboxyamino)imidazole ribonucleotide mutase, giving the protein MTTVQDLIDRLEAEAAADADPETTPDVGIIMGSDSDLPTMEGAYDALDELGFAEQTDFDDAPDARFTYESYVVSAHRTPELMYAYGETAAARGLDIVIAGAGGKSADLPNMTASLAYPIPVIGVPVQEKSVDSVIGMPTGAPIVAVDAGKSFNAGLSAAQVLAREHDAIEERLIEYHEELKGGVAEVSADLHDLGIDGFRDRNEP; this is encoded by the coding sequence ATGACCACGGTGCAGGACCTGATCGATCGACTCGAAGCGGAGGCGGCGGCCGACGCCGACCCGGAGACCACCCCCGACGTGGGGATCATCATGGGGTCGGACTCGGACCTCCCGACGATGGAGGGGGCGTACGACGCGCTCGACGAGCTCGGGTTCGCCGAGCAGACCGACTTCGACGACGCGCCCGACGCGCGGTTCACCTACGAGAGCTACGTCGTCTCCGCGCACCGGACGCCGGAGCTCATGTACGCGTACGGGGAGACCGCGGCGGCCCGGGGGCTCGACATCGTGATTGCGGGTGCGGGTGGGAAATCCGCTGACCTCCCGAACATGACCGCGTCGCTCGCGTACCCGATCCCGGTGATCGGCGTCCCGGTTCAGGAGAAGTCGGTCGACTCCGTCATCGGGATGCCCACGGGCGCCCCGATCGTCGCGGTCGACGCCGGCAAGTCGTTCAACGCGGGGCTCTCCGCCGCGCAGGTGCTCGCGCGCGAGCACGACGCGATCGAGGAACGGCTGATCGAGTACCACGAGGAGCTGAAAGGCGGCGTCGCAGAGGTGTCGGCCGACCTGCATGACCTCGGAATCGACGGGTTCCGCGATCGGAACGAGCCGTAG
- a CDS encoding NADH-quinone oxidoreductase subunit A, giving the protein MSDWIAIGALAVVGLVIPLAMMSVSALLRPSVPETGKSTTYESGETPTGGTRIRFNIQYYMVALLFVVFDIETVLLFPWAVIYRPAISAGVPMIDLLWPMLAFVGVLAVGLVWAWRSGAISWARSPRATSRKTERDLN; this is encoded by the coding sequence ATGAGCGATTGGATAGCGATTGGCGCCTTGGCGGTCGTCGGCCTGGTCATCCCGCTAGCGATGATGTCCGTGTCGGCGTTGCTCCGTCCGAGTGTGCCTGAGACCGGTAAAAGTACCACCTACGAGTCCGGCGAGACCCCGACAGGCGGGACGCGGATCCGGTTCAACATCCAGTACTACATGGTCGCGCTGTTGTTCGTCGTGTTCGACATCGAGACCGTGTTACTGTTCCCGTGGGCCGTCATCTACCGTCCGGCGATCAGTGCGGGCGTGCCGATGATCGACCTACTGTGGCCGATGTTGGCCTTCGTCGGCGTCCTCGCAGTCGGGCTCGTCTGGGCGTGGCGCTCCGGCGCCATCAGCTGGGCCCGGAGTCCCCGCGCGACCAGTCGAAAGACGGAGCGTGACCTCAACTAA
- a CDS encoding NADH-quinone oxidoreductase subunit B — protein sequence MSSDQPFITDESQVVTETRDSRMTGQGDRFNSRLREAFGSSPFILTKFDKFLNWCRGSSMFMLQFGIACCSIEMMHTYAVKHDLDRFGSGVPRASPRQADVMIVPGTIVSKFAPRMKRVYDQMPEPKFVVGMGSCTISGGPFQEGYNVIKGAEEVIPIDIHVPGCPPRPEALVYGVVKLQERVANGEAAPVTVKPYELEEFSDLERDELVDKLADQVEDDELVMRYNFADSP from the coding sequence ATGAGCAGCGATCAACCATTCATCACCGACGAATCGCAAGTCGTAACCGAGACCCGCGACAGCCGGATGACCGGGCAGGGAGACCGATTCAACTCCCGTCTTCGCGAGGCGTTCGGCTCCTCGCCGTTCATCCTCACCAAGTTCGATAAGTTCCTGAACTGGTGTCGTGGATCCTCGATGTTCATGCTGCAGTTCGGTATCGCCTGCTGCAGCATCGAGATGATGCACACTTACGCGGTGAAACACGACCTCGACCGCTTCGGGTCGGGTGTCCCCCGTGCGTCGCCGCGGCAAGCCGACGTGATGATCGTCCCCGGGACGATCGTCTCGAAGTTCGCGCCGCGGATGAAGCGCGTGTACGACCAGATGCCCGAGCCGAAGTTCGTGGTCGGCATGGGTTCCTGTACTATCTCCGGCGGTCCGTTCCAGGAGGGGTACAACGTGATCAAGGGCGCCGAGGAGGTCATCCCGATCGATATCCACGTCCCCGGCTGCCCGCCCCGTCCGGAGGCGCTCGTCTACGGCGTCGTGAAGCTGCAGGAGCGCGTCGCCAACGGCGAGGCCGCGCCCGTCACCGTCAAGCCGTACGAGCTGGAGGAGTTCTCCGACCTCGAACGCGACGAGCTTGTCGACAAGCTCGCCGATCAGGTCGAAGACGACGAACTCGTTATGCGGTACAACTTCGCTGATTCACCATGA
- a CDS encoding NADH-quinone oxidoreductase subunit D, whose protein sequence is MSLERPDSVDDGAGERTPDELEALLGDLVVDRDDHLNAPGFVIRPDTVQETLSILKEQAGYDHLSVVSAQEYENRYESIYHLKKFDDPTQEVSVVVPADKDDPVSESAEPVFRTADWHEREAYDLIGIEYDDHPDLRRILLPETWQGHPLSMDYDQDRPQIASLPEHANPLQEHHKDAESDTMFLNIGPHHPATHGVLHLKTVLDGEQVVDVEPDIGYLHRSEEQMAQSGTYRHQIMPYPDRWDYISAGLLNEWAYARAAEDLADIEVPEYAQVIRTMGAEMCRIAAHMLALATFALDINGDFTATFMYAINDRERVQNLLEDLTGQRLMFNYFRLGGVVWDLPEPRDEFFSKTRDFLDHLPESVEEYHNLITSNEIFQMRTIDTGILPPEVAKNYGATGPVARGSGVDYDLRRDDPYGYYDELDWDVITEDGCDNFSRLLVRMREVEESAKIIEQCVDLLEDWPEDERNIQANVPRTLRPDDDTEIYRAVEGAKGELGIYIRADGTDKPARFKIRSPCFSNLQTLPEMANGEYIPDVVAALGSLDIVLGEVDR, encoded by the coding sequence ATGAGCCTCGAACGACCCGACTCCGTCGATGACGGCGCCGGCGAGCGCACTCCCGACGAGCTGGAGGCGCTCTTGGGCGACCTCGTCGTCGACCGCGACGACCACCTGAACGCGCCCGGGTTCGTTATTCGGCCCGACACCGTCCAGGAGACGCTCTCGATCCTGAAAGAGCAGGCGGGATACGACCACCTCTCGGTGGTGTCCGCACAGGAGTACGAGAACCGGTACGAATCGATCTACCACCTGAAGAAGTTCGACGACCCGACCCAGGAGGTCAGCGTCGTCGTCCCCGCCGACAAGGACGACCCCGTCTCCGAGTCGGCCGAGCCCGTCTTCCGCACCGCCGACTGGCACGAACGGGAGGCGTACGATCTGATCGGCATCGAGTACGACGACCACCCCGATCTACGCCGGATCCTACTCCCCGAGACGTGGCAGGGCCATCCCCTCTCGATGGACTACGACCAGGACCGGCCGCAGATCGCTAGTCTCCCGGAGCACGCGAACCCGCTGCAGGAGCACCACAAGGACGCTGAGTCCGACACGATGTTTCTCAACATCGGGCCGCACCACCCTGCGACCCACGGGGTGCTCCACCTGAAGACGGTCCTCGACGGCGAGCAGGTCGTCGACGTCGAGCCCGACATCGGCTACCTCCACCGCAGCGAGGAGCAGATGGCGCAGTCGGGGACGTACCGTCACCAGATCATGCCGTACCCAGACCGCTGGGACTACATCTCGGCGGGCCTGCTCAATGAGTGGGCGTACGCCCGCGCGGCCGAGGACCTCGCCGACATCGAGGTGCCCGAGTACGCGCAGGTCATCCGCACGATGGGTGCCGAGATGTGTCGGATCGCCGCACACATGCTCGCGCTCGCCACCTTCGCGCTCGACATTAACGGCGACTTCACGGCGACGTTCATGTACGCCATCAACGACCGCGAGCGCGTCCAGAACCTCTTGGAGGATCTGACGGGCCAGCGGCTGATGTTCAACTACTTCCGGCTCGGCGGCGTGGTCTGGGACCTGCCGGAGCCGCGCGACGAGTTCTTCTCGAAGACTCGGGACTTCCTCGACCACCTCCCGGAGTCCGTCGAGGAGTACCACAATCTCATCACCTCCAACGAGATTTTCCAGATGCGGACGATCGACACGGGAATCTTGCCGCCGGAGGTCGCCAAGAACTACGGCGCGACCGGTCCCGTCGCTCGCGGATCGGGGGTCGACTACGATCTGCGCCGCGACGACCCGTACGGGTACTACGACGAGCTCGATTGGGACGTCATCACCGAGGACGGCTGCGACAACTTCAGCCGTCTGCTCGTTCGGATGCGCGAGGTCGAGGAGTCGGCGAAGATCATCGAGCAGTGTGTCGACCTGCTCGAAGACTGGCCGGAAGACGAGCGCAACATCCAGGCGAACGTGCCGCGCACGCTGCGTCCGGATGACGACACCGAGATCTATCGCGCCGTCGAGGGCGCGAAGGGAGAGCTCGGCATCTACATCCGGGCCGACGGCACCGATAAGCCGGCTCGGTTCAAGATCCGATCGCCCTGCTTCTCGAACCTCCAGACGCTTCCGGAGATGGCGAACGGGGAGTACATCCCCGACGTGGTCGCCGCGCTCGGTAGCCTGGACATCGTTCTCGGGGAGGTGGACCGCTGA
- a CDS encoding complex I subunit 1/NuoH family protein: MGTAPAQLFPEFLVDTFGLPGVLGEVVASLIGAALVANIILAFSGIAGPWAKRKITAAFTDRIAVNRIGPFGLLIIPAAAVQLLAKELIIPEGVDRPTWDIAPILLPASAMLGFSVIPMGQIGPLNIHLADPEVGLALVFAFASIASVSLVMAGYASNNKYSLLGGLRAVAQNLAYEIPLIVTAMSVVVFAGTLQISGVVGAQTETLVTIAGFDIPAWFAFVNPFAFVLFLTANMAEIGRNPFDIPEAPTEIVGGYQTEYSSAYFVLFYLGEFVHIFLGGAILSVVFLGGASGPGPESISFIWFVVKVWGFFLFTQWARAAIPRVRIDQLIEIGWKGMLVLSFANLVLTAVIVGVIA; the protein is encoded by the coding sequence ATGGGGACGGCACCCGCACAGCTGTTTCCCGAGTTCCTCGTCGACACGTTCGGACTTCCGGGCGTGCTCGGTGAGGTCGTCGCCTCGCTGATCGGGGCGGCGCTCGTCGCCAACATCATCCTCGCGTTCTCCGGCATCGCCGGACCGTGGGCGAAACGGAAGATCACGGCCGCGTTCACCGACCGGATCGCGGTCAACCGGATCGGGCCCTTCGGGCTACTCATTATCCCGGCGGCGGCCGTCCAGCTGCTCGCGAAGGAGCTTATCATCCCCGAGGGGGTCGACCGCCCGACGTGGGATATCGCTCCGATCCTCCTGCCGGCGTCGGCGATGCTCGGGTTCTCCGTGATCCCGATGGGCCAGATCGGCCCGCTGAACATTCACCTCGCCGACCCCGAAGTCGGGCTGGCGCTGGTGTTCGCGTTCGCCTCCATCGCTTCAGTCTCGCTGGTGATGGCCGGCTACGCGTCGAACAACAAGTACTCGCTTCTCGGCGGGCTCCGCGCCGTCGCGCAGAACCTCGCGTACGAGATCCCGCTCATCGTCACCGCGATGTCGGTCGTGGTCTTCGCAGGGACGCTCCAGATAAGCGGTGTCGTCGGGGCGCAGACGGAGACGCTCGTGACGATCGCCGGCTTCGACATCCCGGCGTGGTTCGCGTTCGTGAACCCGTTCGCGTTCGTGCTGTTCCTCACGGCGAACATGGCGGAGATCGGGCGGAATCCGTTCGACATCCCCGAGGCACCGACGGAGATTGTCGGGGGGTACCAGACGGAGTACTCATCGGCGTACTTCGTCCTGTTTTACCTCGGCGAGTTCGTCCACATCTTCCTCGGCGGTGCGATCCTCTCCGTGGTGTTCCTCGGCGGCGCGTCCGGTCCGGGCCCGGAGAGCATCAGCTTCATCTGGTTCGTGGTGAAGGTCTGGGGCTTCTTCCTGTTCACGCAGTGGGCCCGCGCGGCAATCCCTCGCGTCCGGATCGATCAGCTGATCGAGATCGGCTGGAAAGGGATGTTAGTGCTGTCGTTCGCGAACCTGGTGCTCACGGCCGTAATCGTGGGGGTGATCGCCTGA
- a CDS encoding NuoI/complex I 23 kDa subunit family protein, whose amino-acid sequence MIGLMKSMATTMKHALDGKTFTVEYPEEAPEVSPRFRGVHKFSQERCIWCRQCENVCPNDTIQIVQDDQRNGEQYNLHIGQCIYCRLCEEVCPVDAILLTQNFEFTADTKDDFVFNKEQLKNVPWYKGIDPLESRNPDRGAWIGEGDGEVDYQ is encoded by the coding sequence ATGATCGGACTCATGAAATCGATGGCGACGACGATGAAACACGCGCTGGACGGGAAGACGTTCACGGTGGAATACCCGGAGGAAGCGCCCGAGGTGAGTCCGCGCTTCCGTGGCGTCCACAAGTTCAGCCAGGAGCGGTGTATCTGGTGTCGGCAGTGTGAAAACGTCTGCCCGAACGACACGATTCAGATCGTTCAGGACGACCAACGCAACGGCGAGCAGTACAACCTCCACATCGGGCAGTGCATCTACTGCCGACTGTGCGAGGAGGTCTGTCCCGTTGACGCCATCCTGTTGACACAGAACTTCGAGTTCACCGCGGACACGAAAGACGACTTCGTGTTCAACAAAGAACAGCTCAAGAACGTCCCGTGGTACAAGGGAATCGACCCGCTGGAGTCCCGGAACCCCGATCGCGGCGCGTGGATCGGGGAGGGAGACGGCGAGGTCGACTACCAGTAA
- a CDS encoding NADH-quinone oxidoreductase subunit J, which produces MVYATIAFGLFAAVTLAFGLGVVLARDVFHAALLLGGALTSVAVHYVMLQAEFIAAMQILVYVGGVLILVTFAVMLTRSDTETEVNSA; this is translated from the coding sequence ATGGTTTATGCTACCATCGCGTTCGGGCTGTTCGCCGCGGTCACGCTGGCGTTCGGCCTCGGGGTCGTCCTGGCGCGCGACGTGTTCCACGCCGCGTTGCTTCTGGGCGGTGCCCTGACGAGCGTTGCGGTGCACTACGTGATGCTGCAGGCGGAGTTTATCGCCGCCATGCAGATCCTCGTCTACGTGGGCGGGGTCTTGATTCTCGTCACGTTCGCCGTGATGCTCACGCGATCGGACACGGAAACGGAGGTGAATAGCGCATGA
- the nuoK gene encoding NADH-quinone oxidoreductase subunit NuoK codes for MTAVASSIPPQWYLLLAAGVFCIGLFGVLTRRDALYFLMSIELMMNAANINFVAFALYYGDLTGQVFALFVIALAAAEVAIGIGIILVLYRNFGVTDVTVPTEMRW; via the coding sequence ATGACCGCCGTCGCTTCTTCGATCCCGCCCCAGTGGTACCTGCTGCTCGCCGCCGGGGTGTTCTGTATCGGCCTGTTCGGAGTGCTCACGCGGCGAGACGCGCTGTACTTCCTGATGAGTATCGAGCTCATGATGAACGCCGCGAACATCAACTTCGTCGCGTTCGCGCTGTACTACGGCGATCTCACGGGGCAAGTGTTCGCACTGTTCGTCATCGCGCTTGCGGCCGCGGAGGTCGCGATCGGGATCGGCATCATCCTCGTGTTGTACCGTAACTTCGGGGTCACCGACGTGACCGTTCCAACGGAGATGAGGTGGTAA